A region of Drosophila mauritiana strain mau12 chromosome 3L, ASM438214v1, whole genome shotgun sequence DNA encodes the following proteins:
- the LOC117141701 gene encoding uncharacterized protein LOC117141701, with protein sequence MNKSQKSVADDMASTPFGKEVLIGNWAERRYAVEEQSNAILPGIRVSGCELHRSLCHDTYTTAPFDGAEVVPLFVDHRKLAYQNFIRNRRSSLNLVDDELLKRNFTTTHTLEFQEIPRLRLIHASGEKDKSGPPKQPADVDRLQAFGNLTKTHNYLFRFKCEKMLDEISNMQTTYSACFNRPWEKKPIFEFGPDYDGVVKFDLTC encoded by the coding sequence ATgaacaaaagccaaaagtcCGTGGCGGACGACATGGCCTCGACGCCTTTCGGCAAGGAGGTGCTGATTGGCAACTGGGCGGAGCGCCGCTACGCAGTCGAGGAGCAGAGCAATGCCATCCTGCCGGGGATCCGGGTGAGTGGTTGCGAGCTCCATAGGTCGCTCTGCCACGACACCTACACTACCGCACCCTTCGATGGTGCCGAGGTAGTGCCCTTGTTCGTGGATCATCGCAAATTGGCTTACCAGAACTTTATAAGGAATAGGCGATCTTCCCTAAACCTGGTGGACGATGAGCTACTCAAGAGGAACTTCACTACCACCCACACCCTGGAGTTCCAGGAGATTCCTCGACTGCGTCTTATACACGCGAGTGGCGAAAAGGACAAAAGCGGTCCTCCGAAGCAACCGGCGGACGTGGACAGACTGCAGGCCTTCGGAAATCTTACGAAGACACACAATTACCTCTTTCGCTTCAAGTGCGAGAAAATGCTGGACGAGATCAGCAACATGCAGACCACCTACTCCGCGTGCTTCAACCGCCCATGGGAAAAGAAGCCAATCTTTGAGTTTGGTCCAGACTACGACGGAGTCGTTAAGTTTGACTTAACGTGCTAG